Proteins encoded within one genomic window of Methanosarcina barkeri str. Wiesmoor:
- the mtrG gene encoding tetrahydromethanopterin S-methyltransferase subunit MtrG, with translation MDGKAPAAFVEPGEFNEVMKRLDKIDEKIEFVNSEVAQKIGKKVGRDIGILYGGFIGLLLFLIYTVVSSMFM, from the coding sequence ATGGATGGAAAAGCACCAGCAGCATTTGTAGAGCCAGGTGAATTTAACGAAGTAATGAAAAGGCTCGATAAGATAGATGAAAAGATTGAGTTTGTCAACAGTGAAGTTGCACAAAAAATCGGAAAGAAAGTAGGAAGGGATATTGGAATTCTGTACGGCGGATTTATTGGCCTGCTGCTCTTCCTGATATATACCGTGGTATCATCAATGTTCATGTAA
- the mtrH gene encoding tetrahydromethanopterin S-methyltransferase subunit H yields MFKFDKKQEVFEIGGVKFGGQPGEFPTVLVSTMFYARHKIVTDEDKGIFDRAAAETLWNTQVSLSDATGNPYVNQIVGETPESIKRYIDWFVEIDDRTPFLIDSSAGNVRAAAAQYCTEIGVADRAIHNSINASIEQEEIDVLTESDVEAAIVLAFNATDPTVKGKMDILEVGGSGLTKGMLQISEECGIKYPLIDVAAMPLGAGSGPTIRSIPTMKAKFGLPIGGGYHNMASAWDWLRKFKKTQPDAKAIYMPADIGTNLVAQIAGSDYLLYGPIENVNQIFPAVAMVDIMLGETAKDLGVEIADLENHPVTKLT; encoded by the coding sequence ATGTTCAAGTTTGACAAGAAACAGGAAGTTTTTGAAATCGGTGGAGTTAAATTCGGCGGACAGCCGGGTGAATTCCCAACCGTGTTAGTCAGTACTATGTTCTATGCAAGGCACAAGATTGTGACTGATGAAGACAAGGGTATCTTCGACAGGGCTGCTGCAGAAACCCTCTGGAACACCCAGGTCTCACTGAGCGATGCCACTGGAAACCCCTACGTAAATCAGATTGTAGGAGAAACCCCCGAATCAATCAAGCGCTATATTGACTGGTTCGTTGAGATTGACGACAGGACTCCTTTCCTGATTGACTCCTCAGCCGGAAATGTGCGTGCAGCCGCCGCGCAGTACTGTACTGAAATCGGTGTTGCAGATAGGGCAATCCACAACTCGATTAACGCAAGTATTGAGCAGGAGGAAATTGATGTCCTCACAGAAAGCGATGTAGAAGCTGCAATCGTCCTTGCTTTCAACGCAACCGACCCGACCGTAAAAGGAAAGATGGACATTCTTGAAGTCGGTGGTTCTGGATTAACAAAAGGAATGCTTCAGATCTCAGAGGAATGTGGAATTAAGTATCCATTAATCGACGTCGCTGCAATGCCTCTTGGCGCAGGTTCCGGCCCTACTATCCGCTCGATACCCACAATGAAAGCAAAATTCGGGCTGCCAATCGGCGGTGGATACCACAACATGGCCTCAGCATGGGACTGGCTCCGCAAGTTCAAGAAGACCCAGCCTGACGCCAAGGCAATCTACATGCCTGCAGACATTGGTACCAATCTGGTAGCACAGATTGCAGGCTCTGACTACCTCCTTTACGGGCCTATCGAGAATGTCAACCAGATTTTCCCAGCAGTTGCAATGGTAGACATCATGCTTGGAGAAACTGCAAAGGATCTTGGTGTCGAGATCGCAGATCTGGAAAACCACCCGGTAACCAAGCTGACATAA
- a CDS encoding RtcB family protein: MVESEDTAIEESSTENVQKEVKGMVRKLSENEWEIPVGHIPNMRVPGRLFVSQSLLEGIEPGTIDQIANVATLPGIQKYSMAMPDAHLGYGFAIGGVAAFDVEEGIISPGGVGFDINCGVRLIRTNLQKEEVVPNIKRLTDELFSNIPAGVGSKSRIRASDQELDSAFLEGANWAVEAGYGVEADVKHCEANGYMEGADPAQVSAKARKRGKPQLGTLGSGNHFLEVQYVDKIYDQEIASTFGLQEGQVTVMIHCGSRGAGHQICTDHLKELSQAVKNYKIEIPDKQLACAPAQSREAQNYFKAMLCAANYAWANRQIITHWTRESFENVFGRDADDLGMDLLYDVAHNVAKLEKHLVDGKKKEVYVHRKGATRAFPPGHPEVPAVYRDVGQPVLIPGSMGTPSYILCGLEEAMNVSFGSACHGAGRVMSRAHAKKEFRGQSIKENLEARGITVRATHPSVIAEEAPDVYKSSSEVVNVVHELGIARKVARVLPLGVTKG; the protein is encoded by the coding sequence ATGGTAGAAAGTGAAGATACAGCTATTGAGGAATCAAGCACGGAAAACGTACAGAAGGAGGTGAAGGGTATGGTCAGGAAACTTTCTGAAAACGAATGGGAAATTCCTGTTGGGCACATTCCGAACATGCGAGTTCCGGGCCGCCTGTTTGTATCCCAGAGTTTGCTTGAAGGCATTGAACCCGGGACTATTGACCAGATTGCAAATGTGGCAACCTTACCTGGCATTCAGAAGTACTCCATGGCAATGCCTGATGCTCATCTTGGTTATGGCTTTGCTATAGGAGGAGTTGCCGCTTTTGATGTAGAAGAAGGGATTATCAGCCCGGGTGGGGTAGGCTTTGATATCAATTGCGGGGTGAGGCTCATTCGTACCAATCTTCAGAAAGAAGAGGTCGTTCCGAACATAAAAAGGTTAACCGACGAGCTTTTTAGTAATATACCCGCAGGCGTTGGTTCCAAAAGTCGGATCAGGGCTTCGGACCAGGAACTGGACAGTGCTTTTCTAGAAGGGGCAAACTGGGCTGTAGAAGCCGGGTATGGCGTAGAAGCTGATGTCAAACACTGTGAAGCTAATGGGTATATGGAAGGAGCCGACCCTGCCCAGGTAAGCGCGAAAGCCAGAAAAAGAGGGAAACCTCAGTTAGGAACTCTTGGAAGCGGCAACCATTTCCTTGAGGTTCAGTACGTTGATAAGATCTATGATCAGGAAATAGCCTCGACCTTTGGGCTTCAAGAAGGCCAGGTTACGGTAATGATCCACTGTGGGTCAAGGGGCGCAGGTCACCAGATCTGTACTGACCACTTAAAGGAACTCTCTCAGGCCGTAAAAAACTATAAAATTGAAATTCCGGACAAACAACTTGCCTGTGCCCCTGCCCAGTCAAGGGAAGCCCAGAACTATTTTAAAGCCATGCTCTGTGCTGCAAATTATGCATGGGCAAATCGTCAGATAATTACTCACTGGACAAGGGAATCGTTTGAAAATGTATTTGGGAGAGATGCTGACGACCTGGGCATGGATCTGCTTTATGACGTTGCCCACAATGTGGCAAAACTTGAAAAACATCTCGTGGACGGCAAGAAAAAAGAGGTGTATGTGCACAGGAAAGGAGCAACAAGAGCCTTCCCTCCAGGGCATCCCGAAGTTCCGGCCGTATACAGAGATGTAGGTCAACCGGTTCTGATTCCCGGAAGCATGGGGACTCCTTCTTATATTCTCTGCGGTTTAGAAGAGGCTATGAATGTTTCTTTCGGTAGTGCCTGTCATGGGGCTGGCAGGGTCATGAGCAGAGCACATGCAAAAAAAGAATTCCGCGGACAGAGCATAAAAGAAAACCTTGAAGCTCGGGGCATTACAGTAAGAGCCACTCATCCTTCAGTCATTGCAGAGGAAGCTCCAGATGTATACAAGTCCAGCAGTGAAGTGGTAAATGTTGTGCATGAGCTCGGTATTGCCCGTAAAGTCGCAAGAGTTCTTCCTTTAGGAGTTACAAAAGGTTAA
- a CDS encoding archease: protein MSSQGKQYEYLDHTADIKFQAYGKTREEVFENAALAMFNVIIDTKKISGDTAREIFLKSPDLESLLVDWLSELLYLFEVDEIVFREFRVDNIREENGEYSITAQALGEKYDLKSLPFETEIKAVTYNQLEITKTADGWKAQVVVDI, encoded by the coding sequence ATGTCATCTCAAGGAAAACAGTATGAGTATCTGGATCACACTGCAGATATCAAGTTCCAGGCTTACGGAAAAACCAGGGAAGAAGTATTTGAAAATGCGGCTCTTGCGATGTTTAATGTTATAATTGATACAAAAAAAATCTCGGGAGACACCGCAAGAGAAATTTTTCTCAAGTCGCCTGACCTGGAGTCCCTGCTTGTGGACTGGCTTTCTGAACTTCTATATCTCTTTGAAGTTGATGAAATCGTTTTCAGGGAGTTTCGAGTTGATAATATCAGGGAAGAAAACGGTGAATATTCAATAACAGCTCAGGCACTGGGCGAAAAGTACGATCTAAAAAGCCTTCCCTTTGAGACTGAAATTAAGGCTGTTACCTATAACCAGTTAGAAATAACGAAGACTGCTGACGGCTGGAAGGCTCAGGTTGTTGTGGATATTTAA
- a CDS encoding CDP-alcohol phosphatidyltransferase family protein → MTFNTLRPFASKVIDPLADYFVRYEVSPNTVSIASLICAFFAGLSFYYSPASREFILLAGILVILNSIFDALDGIIARKSNRATPRGDFLDHVIDRYSDVFIICSIFFAGYVSWQLGVTAIVGVLLTSYLGTQAQALSLGRYYGGIMGRADRLVVIIFASFGNFAFPVPIAGFSILGWAVILIAVTSHITAIQRIYYIWKELQ, encoded by the coding sequence ATGACGTTTAACACCTTGAGACCTTTTGCCTCAAAAGTTATCGACCCATTGGCAGACTATTTCGTTAGATATGAGGTCTCACCTAACACGGTTTCCATAGCTTCCCTTATATGTGCATTCTTTGCAGGACTGAGTTTTTATTACTCACCTGCGTCCAGGGAATTTATCCTGCTGGCAGGCATCCTGGTAATACTTAACTCTATTTTTGACGCCCTTGACGGGATAATTGCACGGAAATCAAATAGGGCAACCCCAAGAGGTGACTTTCTGGATCATGTGATTGACCGTTACTCGGATGTTTTTATAATATGTAGCATCTTTTTTGCAGGTTACGTCTCCTGGCAGTTAGGAGTTACGGCAATTGTAGGTGTGCTGCTTACCAGCTATCTCGGGACCCAGGCCCAGGCGCTCAGCCTTGGAAGATACTATGGTGGGATAATGGGCAGGGCTGACCGACTTGTAGTTATAATTTTTGCATCTTTCGGCAACTTTGCCTTTCCAGTGCCAATTGCAGGTTTTTCAATTCTTGGCTGGGCCGTCATCCTGATTGCTGTAACCAGCCACATAACAGCAATCCAGAGAATCTACTATATATGGAAAGAGTTGCAGTAA
- a CDS encoding aldolase — protein MWQEIAKYGRKLVEHGLVESNFGNISLRAGDRMLITRTGAALDEITENNVVEVDVWDTSSLDIIASSEAVVHREIYRQTSALAIIHAHAPYAVVESLLAGPEGRISPVDSEGQYFLGEIPVVGGGIGSCELAGNLANALSRHRGAIVYSHGTFAIGRTLGDAYIATTQLEHSCKVKYLYERAKTERESK, from the coding sequence ATGTGGCAGGAAATTGCAAAATATGGGCGCAAGCTGGTTGAACACGGGCTTGTCGAATCTAACTTTGGAAATATCAGCCTCAGGGCTGGCGACAGGATGCTTATCACCCGGACAGGTGCCGCACTTGACGAAATCACAGAGAATAATGTTGTTGAAGTTGACGTTTGGGACACTTCTTCCCTGGATATAATTGCGTCTTCCGAAGCTGTAGTACACAGAGAAATTTACAGGCAGACCTCAGCACTTGCAATCATTCACGCTCATGCTCCATATGCGGTTGTTGAGTCTCTGCTCGCAGGCCCCGAGGGACGAATTTCACCTGTAGATAGTGAAGGACAGTACTTCCTTGGGGAAATTCCGGTCGTCGGAGGAGGAATAGGCAGCTGCGAGCTTGCAGGAAATCTTGCAAATGCGCTCTCAAGGCATAGAGGCGCTATAGTTTACAGTCACGGAACTTTTGCAATCGGGAGAACGCTTGGAGACGCCTATATAGCGACCACGCAGCTTGAGCATTCCTGCAAAGTTAAGTACCTGTACGAGCGTGCGAAAACAGAAAGGGAAAGTAAATAA
- the tnpA gene encoding IS200/IS605-like element ISMba18 family transposase, protein MELRHANHCVYKIRYHMVFCMKYRKKLLLDAEIISFLKTICFGIGERYCFEFDAIGTDGDHVHLFVGAEPKYSPSRVMQIIKSITARQIFKQYPEIKKQLWGSELWSDGGYIGTVGDGTTSDVIKSYIENQGNQEEKEAYKQMKIIDFQ, encoded by the coding sequence ATGGAACTCAGACATGCAAACCATTGTGTCTATAAAATAAGATACCACATGGTTTTTTGTATGAAATATCGGAAAAAGCTTCTTTTAGATGCTGAAATCATTAGTTTTTTGAAAACCATATGCTTTGGAATTGGTGAAAGGTACTGTTTTGAGTTTGATGCAATTGGTACTGATGGTGATCATGTCCATCTTTTTGTTGGTGCCGAACCAAAATATTCTCCTTCAAGAGTAATGCAAATAATAAAAAGCATTACAGCAAGACAAATTTTTAAGCAATACCCCGAGATCAAAAAACAGCTTTGGGGTAGTGAACTGTGGAGTGATGGAGGATACATCGGAACTGTAGGAGATGGAACAACTTCCGATGTAATAAAAAGCTATATTGAAAATCAGGGAAATCAGGAAGAAAAAGAAGCATACAAACAAATGAAAATAATCGATTTTCAATAA
- a CDS encoding YkgJ family cysteine cluster protein, with product MDRRQRFEKHDWLLSKTQSILKHYSCPESCNASCCKHHIIDFHRKEYEKILKNVDRESANILKSNAVKSELEGCYKAINAAEQCPLLINSKCRIYDNRSEACRTFPFVIFQDEDAGFGLTLLLCPMSVNIIHDYAQWYKSVNSTMHNQLTSMYEQYKNIDKNNDFCIQMKEQNLDSFIEFLKRK from the coding sequence ATGGATCGAAGACAACGTTTTGAAAAGCACGACTGGTTACTCTCAAAAACTCAAAGCATACTTAAACATTATAGCTGTCCTGAATCATGTAATGCGAGTTGCTGCAAACATCATATTATTGATTTTCATAGAAAAGAATATGAGAAAATTTTAAAAAATGTAGATCGAGAAAGTGCGAATATTTTAAAATCGAATGCGGTAAAATCAGAGTTGGAAGGATGTTATAAAGCAATAAATGCCGCTGAACAGTGCCCATTACTGATAAACTCAAAATGCAGAATATATGATAACAGGTCGGAAGCATGTAGAACTTTTCCTTTCGTAATTTTTCAGGATGAGGACGCTGGATTTGGTTTAACGTTGTTATTGTGTCCGATGTCTGTTAACATAATTCATGATTATGCACAATGGTATAAATCAGTAAACTCAACAATGCATAATCAATTAACTTCCATGTACGAACAGTATAAAAATATCGACAAAAATAATGATTTTTGTATTCAAATGAAAGAGCAGAATTTAGATTCTTTTATAGAATTTCTTAAAAGGAAGTAA
- a CDS encoding DeoR family transcriptional regulator: MRANGIEIKEPERYVSIAEIKSKYNVAYDTARNDLQYLAKLGYIEMIKRGRSYMYRYKRVRNDG; the protein is encoded by the coding sequence TTGAGAGCAAATGGTATTGAAATTAAAGAACCTGAGAGATACGTCTCCATAGCTGAAATCAAAAGTAAATACAACGTGGCTTACGATACAGCAAGGAATGATCTGCAATATCTTGCAAAGCTTGGTTACATTGAAATGATAAAAAGAGGCCGGAGTTATATGTACAGGTATAAAAGAGTAAGAAATGATGGTTGA
- a CDS encoding aminotransferase class V-fold PLP-dependent enzyme, with the protein MHSPEKYLEVPLDFSPEKMNNSFAEFKQDYPEFETTHILDELRDLEYARLDWHDQIYLDYTGGGLYANSQLLKHMELLRCNVFGNPHSENPTSIAMTKLVERARIKILSFFNASPDEYVAIFTPNATGALRLVGEAYPFEKGDRYLLTADNHNSVNGIRVFAESKGASVSYIPMISSELRVDEEKLEFYLDQARPERNNLFAYPAQSNFSGVQHPLDWIEKARKKNWDVLLDSAAFVPTNRLDLSLWHPDFVSISFYKIFGYPTGLGCLIVRKDALNKLKRPWFSGGTISIVSVQKENWYCLHQSAEAFEAFEDGTVNYLSIPALEIGLKHIEGIGVDVIHKRVMCLTGWLLDKMQSLEYPNGQAIVKIHGPSGLERRGGIIAFNLYHADGTPFDCQTVQEAANKAGISLRTGCFCNPGDGEVSHNITRKEMASCFENLKPSSRYPYGSDCKNQESCLAVKTKMSSIRVSLGLVTNFSDVYRFMNFLQGLMYEPEIRVLKAEKVKRRVFLNRGP; encoded by the coding sequence ATGCATTCGCCAGAGAAATATCTAGAAGTACCACTTGATTTCAGTCCCGAAAAAATGAATAATTCTTTTGCGGAGTTCAAGCAGGATTATCCGGAGTTTGAAACAACGCACATTCTCGATGAGCTAAGGGACCTTGAGTATGCACGCTTGGACTGGCATGATCAAATATATCTGGATTATACAGGTGGAGGGCTATACGCTAATAGTCAGCTTCTCAAACATATGGAACTGCTTCGATGCAATGTTTTTGGGAATCCTCATTCTGAAAATCCGACTTCAATAGCTATGACAAAGCTTGTGGAACGGGCCAGAATTAAAATATTAAGCTTTTTTAATGCGTCTCCTGATGAATATGTAGCTATTTTTACTCCCAATGCTACAGGTGCTCTCAGATTAGTAGGAGAAGCCTATCCGTTCGAAAAAGGAGATCGGTATTTGTTGACCGCAGATAATCATAACTCCGTCAACGGCATTAGAGTTTTTGCAGAAAGTAAAGGAGCTTCCGTAAGCTACATTCCTATGATTTCCTCTGAGCTGAGAGTGGACGAAGAAAAGCTGGAGTTTTATCTTGACCAGGCCAGACCTGAGAGAAACAACCTGTTTGCTTATCCAGCTCAATCCAACTTTTCGGGAGTGCAGCATCCCCTGGACTGGATTGAGAAAGCCCGGAAAAAAAACTGGGATGTCTTGCTGGATTCTGCTGCCTTCGTACCTACTAACCGCCTTGACTTGAGTCTATGGCACCCTGATTTTGTCTCAATTTCATTTTACAAAATTTTTGGTTACCCGACTGGTCTCGGTTGTCTTATTGTCCGAAAAGATGCTTTGAATAAACTAAAAAGACCCTGGTTTTCCGGGGGTACTATCAGCATAGTTTCTGTCCAGAAAGAAAACTGGTATTGCCTTCATCAGAGCGCTGAAGCCTTTGAGGCTTTTGAAGACGGCACTGTCAATTATCTCAGCATACCTGCCCTGGAAATAGGATTGAAGCATATAGAAGGGATTGGTGTGGATGTCATTCACAAAAGAGTGATGTGCCTTACTGGCTGGCTGCTGGATAAGATGCAGTCTCTGGAGTATCCCAATGGTCAGGCTATAGTAAAGATTCATGGTCCGTCCGGACTTGAGAGGCGGGGAGGGATAATTGCTTTTAACCTCTACCATGCAGACGGAACGCCTTTTGATTGCCAGACAGTTCAGGAGGCTGCAAATAAGGCAGGTATTTCTTTAAGAACCGGCTGTTTCTGTAATCCTGGAGACGGTGAAGTAAGCCATAATATCACCAGAAAAGAAATGGCTTCATGCTTTGAGAATTTGAAACCTTCCAGCAGATATCCCTATGGCTCAGATTGCAAGAACCAGGAATCCTGCCTTGCTGTAAAAACTAAAATGTCAAGCATACGTGTATCGCTTGGTCTTGTGACAAACTTCTCAGACGTCTATCGATTTATGAACTTCCTTCAAGGACTGATGTATGAACCGGAGATCAGAGTTCTGAAAGCAGAAAAGGTAAAGCGAAGAGTATTCCTGAACAGAGGACCATAA
- a CDS encoding cache domain-containing protein produces the protein MTASNSWRKTVVYTALILCLISFLLIVHAGYEYYSNNTDDKILEKAKGDAYNKASVVLENISGELNSTSLLTDGIAKELSSGKLKNDSIIRQHILDEMEGNPNIFSIVIAYSPAYYGKLHSLHLKKNGSNILEFPILYDYTNNNEETTAWYTNAMKKKCGVWNRPYFGVADGTYLIDYSTPFYLAEFKNGSEVAGVVCASHSIEGIRTQIGSLDLGNTGYGFIFSEEGLIISYPVQDYLLRNIHKLAKEDTELNLIGENISKNMTDRVVENDRTGQSSWVFYKNIRSTDWILGTALPQEEILLNKDIEQDRSIIQVMLLTFAFLFFLSLFFVSIYRYDDRSLWLLALVFSSLCILGMGIIWHFTLNESSIEVENGNIVVFDIADVETVLLNSDTNPKAFRIPTGVFIQSIEFSTSNDITMTGYVWQNISGLSVEKASPRFSFPESKESTVERDYMDEDKNIVGWRFTTILRQQFDYSRYPFDEENIWIKFWNNTSEESVLVPDFDSYDSLSPEKLIGLENSLVLEGWKPQKTFFSYRMNSYNTNFGVKDFKHRNLSELYFNVAIKRDLKSPFVSDLLPIIVVAILLFVVLLITTREEEKNQFGFKSSGVLTYCASLFFVLIVSHASLRAKIPTNCMIYLEYFYLILYMAILGVSLNSIVFASHMNIPFIDTKDNLYVKVLYWPIITGFLLIITLLNFY, from the coding sequence ATGACTGCATCGAATAGTTGGAGAAAAACTGTAGTTTATACTGCATTAATACTCTGCCTGATCAGTTTTCTGTTGATAGTACATGCTGGATATGAGTATTATAGCAACAATACAGACGATAAAATTCTGGAAAAGGCAAAGGGAGATGCGTACAACAAAGCCAGCGTTGTTTTGGAAAATATATCGGGCGAACTTAATTCTACGAGCCTCCTGACTGACGGAATTGCAAAGGAACTGAGTTCTGGAAAACTGAAAAACGATTCCATTATCAGGCAGCATATCCTGGATGAAATGGAGGGTAATCCAAATATTTTCAGCATTGTCATTGCTTATTCCCCTGCTTATTATGGGAAGCTTCATTCGCTTCATTTAAAAAAGAATGGTTCAAATATCCTGGAATTTCCAATCCTGTACGACTATACGAACAATAATGAAGAAACAACGGCCTGGTATACTAATGCCATGAAAAAGAAGTGTGGAGTCTGGAACCGGCCTTATTTCGGAGTGGCAGATGGTACCTATCTGATAGATTATTCAACTCCATTTTATCTTGCAGAATTCAAAAACGGGAGCGAAGTTGCAGGAGTTGTGTGTGCAAGCCATTCTATTGAAGGAATAAGGACGCAGATAGGAAGCCTTGATCTTGGAAATACGGGTTACGGTTTTATTTTCTCTGAGGAAGGATTGATCATTTCCTATCCTGTTCAGGATTATCTACTCAGAAATATTCACAAACTGGCAAAAGAAGATACCGAACTTAACCTTATAGGCGAGAACATAAGCAAAAACATGACAGATCGAGTTGTAGAAAATGATCGGACAGGGCAATCTTCCTGGGTATTTTACAAAAATATCCGTTCTACAGACTGGATACTGGGGACTGCCCTTCCTCAAGAAGAAATTTTGCTGAATAAAGATATAGAGCAGGATCGCTCTATTATCCAGGTCATGCTTTTAACTTTTGCCTTTTTATTCTTCCTGTCCCTATTTTTTGTCTCCATTTACAGGTATGACGATAGAAGTCTCTGGCTGTTAGCTCTTGTTTTTTCATCCCTCTGCATCCTGGGAATGGGCATCATTTGGCACTTTACTTTAAATGAATCGTCGATTGAAGTCGAGAATGGTAATATTGTTGTTTTCGACATAGCAGATGTTGAAACAGTACTGCTGAATTCCGATACGAACCCGAAAGCCTTCAGGATTCCCACGGGGGTCTTTATCCAGTCCATAGAGTTTTCGACTTCTAATGACATCACCATGACTGGGTATGTCTGGCAAAATATTTCAGGGCTGAGTGTTGAGAAGGCTTCGCCGAGATTTAGTTTCCCGGAATCAAAAGAAAGCACAGTTGAAAGAGACTATATGGATGAGGACAAGAATATCGTAGGTTGGCGTTTCACGACTATTCTGCGCCAGCAATTCGATTATTCCAGATACCCATTTGACGAGGAAAATATATGGATTAAATTCTGGAACAACACTTCTGAAGAAAGTGTTCTGGTTCCAGATTTTGATTCCTATGACAGCCTGTCTCCGGAAAAACTTATCGGCCTAGAAAACTCTCTCGTGCTTGAAGGCTGGAAGCCACAAAAAACTTTTTTCAGTTACAGGATGAATTCCTATAACACCAATTTTGGGGTAAAAGATTTTAAACATAGGAACTTATCCGAGCTTTACTTCAACGTTGCTATCAAAAGAGACCTAAAGTCCCCATTTGTTTCCGACTTGCTACCCATAATAGTAGTAGCCATCCTTCTATTTGTGGTGCTTTTGATAACGACCAGGGAAGAAGAGAAAAATCAGTTCGGGTTTAAATCTTCGGGAGTCTTGACCTATTGTGCCTCTCTCTTTTTTGTTCTTATTGTTTCCCATGCCTCCCTCAGGGCTAAAATCCCTACGAATTGTATGATTTACCTTGAATATTTCTACCTTATACTGTATATGGCAATTCTAGGTGTATCTCTGAATTCAATAGTATTTGCGTCCCATATGAATATCCCTTTTATTGATACAAAGGACAATCTGTATGTGAAAGTGCTTTACTGGCCTATAATTACGGGATTTCTGTTGATTATTACGCTCCTGAATTTCTATTGA